A window of Aeromicrobium duanguangcaii genomic DNA:
ATCTGCGACGCCCTGGCCCGGCGCACGGCCGAGCGCCTGCGCAAGGCGGGACTGTCGGGCCGGACCGTCACCCTCAAGGTCCGCTATCACGACTTCACGACGCACACGCGGTCCACGACCCTGCCCGGGCCGACCGACCAGACCCGGCTCATCGTGGCCACCGCCCGGCGGCTGCTCGACGCGACCGACACCGGCGGCGGCCTGCGCCTGCTCGGTGTGGGCGTCAGCGGCCTGGCCGACTGGGTCCAGGACGACCTGTTCGCCGAGGAGTCCGACGACGAGCCCGAGTCCGTGACGGAGGCGCCCCGCCTGCCCGCCGACCCGCCGCGCGCGCACGAGTGGTCGCCCGGCATGGACGTGCACCACGACGAGTACGGCGACGGGTGGGTCTGGGGCCGCGGGCTCGGCCTGGTGACGGTGCGCTTCGAGACCCGTCACACACCCGTCGGGCCGGTCCGCACCCTGCGCGCGGACGACCCCGCCCTGACACCCGGGCATCGTGAGTCGCCGTCGCCGGTGGCCGGTACGGTCGAGGAATGACCGACGTCCCCCGCGCCCCTCGCCGTCCCCACGAGCGCACGCACCACGGCGACACCGTGATCGACCCGTACGAGTGGCTGCGCGACAAGGACGACCCCGAGACGATCGCCTACCTCGAGGCCGAGAACGCCTGGGCCGAGGACACGACCTCGCACCTCGCCGACCTGCGCGAGCAGATCTTCACCGAGATCAAGGACCGGACGCTCGAGAGCGACATGTCGGTCCCCGTCCGGCACGACCGCTGGTGGTACTACTCGCGCACCGTCGAGGGTCGCCAGTACGCGATCCGCTGCCGCGTCCCGATCGCCGGTCCCGACGACTGGGAGCCGCCCGTCGTCGAGCCCGGCGAGACCCTCCCGGGCGAGGAGGTGCTGCTGGACTCCAACGACGAGGCCGAGGGTCATGAGTTCTTCTCGCTGGGCACGTTCAGCCTGTCCGACGACGGCGACCTGCTGGCGTGGTCCGTCGACACCACCGGTGACGAGCGGTACACGATCCGCGTGCGCCGGCTCTCGACCGGCGAGGTCCTGTCCGACGTCGTCGAGGGTGCCGCGCCCGGCGCCACGTGGTCGGCCGACGGTCGCTACCTCTTCTACGTCACCGTCGACGACGCCTGGCGCCCCCACCGCGTCTGGCGGCACGAGCTCGGCTCGTCCGAGGACGACGTGCTGGTCTTCGAGGAGCCGGACGAGCGCTTCTTCGTCGGCCTCGGCCGCAGCAGCTCCGACCGCTTCCTGATCATCGGCGTCGGCTCCAAGATCACCAGCGAGATCCGGCTGCTCGACGCCACCGACCCCACCGGCGAGTTCCGTGTCGTGTGGCCGCGCCGCGAGGGCGTCGACTACTCGGTCGAGCACGTCATCGTCGGAGGCCGCGACCAGCTGGCCATCCTGCACAACGACGGCGCCGTGAACTTCGAGCTCGTCCTGGCTCCCCTCGACGACCCGACCGCCACCACGGTGCTCGTGCCGGGCTCGGACGAGGTGCGCCTCGAGGCGGCCGACGCCTTCGCCCGCCACCTCGTGCTCTCGTACCGGCGCGACGCCACGACCCGCCTGGCCCTGATGGAGATCGGGCCCGACGGCATCGGCGCGCCCGTCGAGCTGGACTTCGACACCGAGCTGTTCACGTGCGGCCTCGGCGGCAACGCCGAATGGGACCCCAAGTACCTGCGCATCGGCTACACGTCCTACGTCGAGCCGGCGACGATCTGGGACCTCGATCCGACCACCGGCGAGCGGATCCTGCGCCGCCGGGCGCCCGTCCTGGGCGACTTCGACCCCGCCGACTACGAGCAGCACCGGGCCTGGGTGCGCGCCGAGGACGGCGCGATGGTCCCGCTGTCGATCGTCTGCCGCCGCGACACCCCGCGCGACGGCACGGCCCCCGCGTTGATCTACGGCTACGGCTCGTACGAGATCAGCCTCGACCCCGACTTCTCGATCTCGCGCCTGAGCCTGCTCGACCGGGGCTTCGTCTACGCCGTGGCCCACGTGCGCGGCGGCGGCGAGCTCGGCCGGCGGTGGTACGACGAGGGCAAGCAGCTGGCCAAGATGAACACGTTCACCGACTTCATCGCGTGCGCGCGCCATCTGGCCGACGAGTCCTGGACCTCCCCCGACCGCCTCGTCGCCGAGGGCGGCAGCGCGGGCGGCCTGCTGATGGGCGCCGTCGCCAACCTGGCCCCCGACGCCTTCACGGGAATCTTCGCCGACGTGCCCTTCGTCGATCCGCTGACCACGATCCTCGACCCGTCCCTGCCGCTGACGGTCATCGAGTGGGACGAGTGGGGCGACCCGCTGCACGATCCCGAGGTCTACGCGTACATGAAGAAGTACACGCCGTACGAGAACGTGGCCGACGTGCACTACCCGTCGATCCTGGCCGGGACGTCCCTCAACGACACCCGCGTGCTCTACGTCGAGCCGGCGAAGTGGGTCGCGCGACTGCGCGAGGTCACCGGCGCCGAGCGGTCGGTCCTGCTGCGCACCGAGATGTCCGCGGGTCACGGCGGCGTCAGCGGACGCTACGCCGCCTGGCACCAGCGGGCCTGGGAGCTGGCGTGGATCATCGACACCGCCACCGCCGTTACCAGAGCCAACCAAAGAAACTCCTGAGAACGGAACACCGGGGCCCTGCTCGTCGTTGTACCCGGTGAAGCCACCGTCAGGAGGATCACCGTGGAAGACCGTGAATTCGAGGGCAAGGACAGCGTCGGCATGTACCTGTCCGAGATCGCGCGCACCCCGCTGCTCGACGCCGAGCGCGAGGTTGAGCTGAGCCGCACGATCGAGGCCGGGCTGTTCGCCCGCCATCTGCTCGAGACCGGCCGCGTCGGCCGGGCCAAGGGCGGAGCCCCGAAGCGCGCGACGCGCGAGGAACTGGAGTGGATCGCCGAGGAGGGCGACCGCGCCGTGCAGGAGTTCGTCCAGGCGAACCTGCGTCTCGTCGTGTCCATCGCGCGCAAGTACGGCCGCGCGCAGATGCCGATGCTCGACCTCATCCAGGAGGGCAACACCGGCCTGATCCGTGCGGTCGAGAAGTTCGACTACGCCAAGGGCTTCAAGTTCTCGACGTACGCCACGTGGTGGGTCCGTCAGGCCATCACCCGCGGCGTCGCGCAGCAGGCTCGCGTCGTGCGCCTTCCCGTGCACGTCGTCGAGGAGCTGAACCAGGTCTCCGGCGCTCGCCGCAACCTCGAGCGCCAGCTGGGCTACGACCCGGAGCCGGCCGAGATCGCCGCCGAGCTCGACATGGACGTCGAGCGGGTCATCGACCTGCTCGCGTGGGGTCGTGACCACGTCAGCCTCGACTCCCCCGTGGACGAGGACGGCGACACCAGCCTGGGCGACCTGATCGCCCGCGACAGCTCGCCGGGTCCCGACCTGGAGATGCTCGACCACGACGCCCGTGACCAGCTGTTGGCCCTCGTCGATCGTCTCGACGACCGTGAGGCCGACATCGTCAAGGCTCGCTACGGCCTGCTGGACGGCCGTCAGCAGAAGCTCGCCGACATCGGCAAGCGCCACGGCATCTCGGCCGAGCGCGTGCGTCAGGTGGAGCGGCAGGCGATCGCGCGATTGCGAGAGATCGCCGATCCCGAACTGGCCGCCTAGGCGGCCTTCCCGGCCGGGCGCTAGGCAGCGGCGTCCGGCTCAGCGAGCGCTCGGCTCGACCAGGTCCTTCCAGACCTCGTCGATCCGGGCGCTCAGTTGTTCCAGGGTGCCGGTGTTCTCGATGACGACGTCGGCGACGGCCAGCCGCTGCTCGCGGGACGCCTGCGCGGCGATGCGGGCACGCGCGTCCTGCTCCGACATCTGGCGGTCGCGAACCATGCGGTCGACCTGGAGCTGCTCGGGCACGTCGACGACGATGACGACGTCGCAGGCGGCCGCTGCGCCCATCTCGACCAGCAGCGGGTTGTCGTGCACGACGATCGCATCGGGACCGGCGCCCTGCTCACGCGCGGCGGCCAGGCCGCGGATCGCCGGGTGGGTGATGGCCTCGAGGTCCTTCAGCGCCGACGGGTCGGCGAACACGATCGCGCCGAGCGCCGGGCGCACGAGAGTGCCGTCGGGCGCGATCACGTCAGCGCCGAAACGCTCGGCGATCAGGTCCAGGGCGGGACTGCCCGGCTCGACGACCTCACGCGCCAGCCGGTCGTAGTCGATGACGACGGCGCCGAGCTCGGCCAGCCGAGCGCTGACGGTGCTCTTGCCCGACGCGATGCCGCCGGTCAGGCCCACACGCCGCGCCATCGGCAGGCTCACAGGGATCCGGCGTTGCCGAACGTCGTCACGTGGACGTGGTCGAAGTGGTTGGCGGTCGCGCCGCCGCGATCACTCATGCCGCGCCATCCCTCGCCGCCGCGCTGGACGGTCCAGATGCGCTGCTCGTAGATCAGGTAGCTGACGCCGAGCTCGGTCCGGTTCGCCTGCAGGAACGCGGCGATGTCCCAGCCGAGCTGGCCTCCGACCATGATGTCGAGCGAGTGGCCGGTGGCGTGCTCGCCACGGCCGGCGAGGCCGCCGTAGCTGGTGATCTGGGGGAAGCGGGCGCAGACGGCGCGGTAGACGCGCACGGTGTCGGCCTGCAGGCCGGACTCGACGCCGGAGCCGATGCCGCACGGGGCGGTCGAGAGCGTGCCCTCCTCGGGGGCCAGCTTCGGCTCCTCCTCGTCGACGAGCTCCGTCGCGACCCAGCGCGGCAGGTCGTTGTGCACGACCTGCGTCCAGCCACCGCGGGTCTCGCCGGTGACCTGGAGTGTCTTGCCCTTGGCGATGGTGGCCAGCACGGGCGAGTCCTCGGACGCGTCGGCGCGGATCGGCACGGTCTTCTGGGCGAACAGCGAGCCCTCGATCATGGCCTCGGCCTCGACGGCGGAGGGAAGTGGCGCGCGCTCGGCGCTGCTGCGGCTCGTGCGCACCGGCGCGGCCCCGTCGAGCGCCTCGGTGACGATGTCACCGGAGCGGGCGGGGTCGGCGGACTCGGTCGTCGTGTGGGACACGTGCGTCGCATCCGCGACGGTCATCGAGGAGGTGCCGAGCGTGGCGACTGCCGCGACGCCGAGCGAGGCGATGCCGGTGGCGATCACCGTGTGCTTGCGTGCGCGGACGTACCAAGGGTCGCGGACGACGGGCTTGCGCCGGTGTCCGGGCTTGGAAGTCTGGGTCATCAATACCTATGAGGTCGGGGGGTACGGCCGTTGGCCAGTCAACCATACTGACCTCTCAGATCCCAGCGAGATCGACCGAGTCACGCGAGAGGAATGGGCGATGTCACACGATGAGGGCATCCTGCGGGCGACCACGGCCCACGAGCTGCGGGACCTGGCGTGCCGCGCTGCGGCCGGCCTGCGGCGGCTCGGGGCCGGCGAGGGCGACCGCGTCGTCGTCAGCCTCCCGAACGGCATCGAGCTGCTCGCGGCGGTGTGGGCCTGCGTCGCCACGGGCCGCGTGCCCGTGCCGCTCGACCCCCGCCTGACGCCCCACGAACGCGAACCGATCGTCGCCGACGTCGCTCCCGCCGTCGCCCTGGACTCCCTCGTCGCGTTCAGCGAGCTGCTCGGGGACGACCGCGAG
This region includes:
- a CDS encoding S9 family peptidase, which gives rise to MTDVPRAPRRPHERTHHGDTVIDPYEWLRDKDDPETIAYLEAENAWAEDTTSHLADLREQIFTEIKDRTLESDMSVPVRHDRWWYYSRTVEGRQYAIRCRVPIAGPDDWEPPVVEPGETLPGEEVLLDSNDEAEGHEFFSLGTFSLSDDGDLLAWSVDTTGDERYTIRVRRLSTGEVLSDVVEGAAPGATWSADGRYLFYVTVDDAWRPHRVWRHELGSSEDDVLVFEEPDERFFVGLGRSSSDRFLIIGVGSKITSEIRLLDATDPTGEFRVVWPRREGVDYSVEHVIVGGRDQLAILHNDGAVNFELVLAPLDDPTATTVLVPGSDEVRLEAADAFARHLVLSYRRDATTRLALMEIGPDGIGAPVELDFDTELFTCGLGGNAEWDPKYLRIGYTSYVEPATIWDLDPTTGERILRRRAPVLGDFDPADYEQHRAWVRAEDGAMVPLSIVCRRDTPRDGTAPALIYGYGSYEISLDPDFSISRLSLLDRGFVYAVAHVRGGGELGRRWYDEGKQLAKMNTFTDFIACARHLADESWTSPDRLVAEGGSAGGLLMGAVANLAPDAFTGIFADVPFVDPLTTILDPSLPLTVIEWDEWGDPLHDPEVYAYMKKYTPYENVADVHYPSILAGTSLNDTRVLYVEPAKWVARLREVTGAERSVLLRTEMSAGHGGVSGRYAAWHQRAWELAWIIDTATAVTRANQRNS
- a CDS encoding sigma-70 family RNA polymerase sigma factor, producing the protein MYLSEIARTPLLDAEREVELSRTIEAGLFARHLLETGRVGRAKGGAPKRATREELEWIAEEGDRAVQEFVQANLRLVVSIARKYGRAQMPMLDLIQEGNTGLIRAVEKFDYAKGFKFSTYATWWVRQAITRGVAQQARVVRLPVHVVEELNQVSGARRNLERQLGYDPEPAEIAAELDMDVERVIDLLAWGRDHVSLDSPVDEDGDTSLGDLIARDSSPGPDLEMLDHDARDQLLALVDRLDDREADIVKARYGLLDGRQQKLADIGKRHGISAERVRQVERQAIARLREIADPELAA
- the coaE gene encoding dephospho-CoA kinase, producing MARRVGLTGGIASGKSTVSARLAELGAVVIDYDRLAREVVEPGSPALDLIAERFGADVIAPDGTLVRPALGAIVFADPSALKDLEAITHPAIRGLAAAREQGAGPDAIVVHDNPLLVEMGAAAACDVVIVVDVPEQLQVDRMVRDRQMSEQDARARIAAQASREQRLAVADVVIENTGTLEQLSARIDEVWKDLVEPSAR
- a CDS encoding SH3 domain-containing protein; translated protein: MTQTSKPGHRRKPVVRDPWYVRARKHTVIATGIASLGVAAVATLGTSSMTVADATHVSHTTTESADPARSGDIVTEALDGAAPVRTSRSSAERAPLPSAVEAEAMIEGSLFAQKTVPIRADASEDSPVLATIAKGKTLQVTGETRGGWTQVVHNDLPRWVATELVDEEEPKLAPEEGTLSTAPCGIGSGVESGLQADTVRVYRAVCARFPQITSYGGLAGRGEHATGHSLDIMVGGQLGWDIAAFLQANRTELGVSYLIYEQRIWTVQRGGEGWRGMSDRGGATANHFDHVHVTTFGNAGSL